In a single window of the Eleginops maclovinus isolate JMC-PN-2008 ecotype Puerto Natales chromosome 6, JC_Emac_rtc_rv5, whole genome shotgun sequence genome:
- the nmnat3 gene encoding nicotinamide/nicotinic acid mononucleotide adenylyltransferase 3, translating to MACHRVPLVLLACGSFNPITNQHMRLFELARDHMHSTGQYQVVGGIVSPVGDGYGKQGLVLAQHRSAMAKLALQSSDWVTVDEWESQQADWTETVVTMRYHYGRILKEYEQSTGKHKHSIGNTSPLSSPYPQLKLLCGADFLNTFQIPGLWLDDHVEEVAGHFGLICVSRGGLHPERAVAMSDTLSRHSQNIFLVREWVRNETSATKVRQALRQGLSVKYLIPDSVIEYIHQHNLYTEESERRNKGTVLRPLAKLAQQPMQSLDD from the exons ATGGCCTGCCACCGTGTTCCACTGGTCCTGCTAGCCTGTGGCTCTTTTAATCCCATCACCAACCAACACATGAGGCTTTTTGAGCTGGCCAGAGACCACATGCACAGCACAG GCCAGTACCAGGTGGTGGGTGGCATTGTGTCTCCAGTCGGTGATGGCTACGGAAAGCAAGGCCTGGTTCTGGCTCAGCACCGTAGCGCCATGGCAAAGCTGGCGCTGCAGAGCTCCGACTGGGTCACGGTTGATGAATGGGAGAGCCAGCAGGCAGACTGGACGGAGACCGTGGTCACCATGAG GTATCATTATGGCCGTATCTTGAAGGAGTATGAGCAGAGCACAGGAAAGCACAAACACTCCATCGGAAACACATCTCCCCTCTCAA GCCCCTATCCCCAGTTGAAGCTCCTGTGTGGAGCTGATTTCCTCAACACTTTCCAGATCCCTGGCCTGTGGCTGGATGACCACGTAGAGGAGGTGGCCGGACATTTCGGACTCATCTGCGTCAGTCGGGGGGGGCTTCATCCCGAGCGAGCCGTGGCCATGTCAGACACACTGTCGCGCCACAGTCAAAACATTTTCCTGGTCAGGGAATGGGTGAGGAATGAGACGAGTGCCACCAAGGTCCGCCAGGCTCTGAGACAGGGCTTGAGCGTGAAATACTTGATCCCAGACTCTGTGATAGAATATATTCACCAGCACAACCTCTACACGGAGGAAAGCGAGAGGAGAAATAAGGGCACAGTGCTGAGGCCGCTCGCCAAACTGGCACAACAGCCAATGCAGAGTCTGGATGACTGA
- the rbp1.1 gene encoding retinol-binding protein 1.1, which translates to MPVDLNGYWKMISSDNFEEYLKALDVNVAIRKIATLLKPDKDISHDGDHIIIKTLSTFKNYNMDFYVGKEFEEDLSGVDDRKCMTTISWDGDKLVCVQKGEIEGRGWTHWVDGDELHLELRAGGVVSKQLFKKS; encoded by the exons ATGCCAGTCGATTTGAACGGATATTGGAAAATGATCTCCAGCGATAACTTCGAGGAGTACCTGAAGGCTCTTG ATGTAAATGTTGCCATCAGGAAAATCGCCACCTTGTTGAAGCCTGACAAGGACATTAGTCACGATGGGGACCACATAATCATCAAAACCCTCAGCACATTCAAAAACTACAACATGGACTTCTATGTGGGCAAGGAGTTTGAGGAGGATCTGTCTGGAGTGGATGACAGGAAATGCATG ACCACCATCAGCTGGGATGGAGACaagctggtgtgtgtgcagaaggGGGAGATAGAAGGAAGAGGCTGGACCCACTGGGTGGATGGAGATGAGCTTCATCTG GAGCTGAGAGCTGGTGGAGTTGTTAGCAAGCAGTTGTTCAAGAAGTCCTAA
- the rbp2b gene encoding retinol-binding protein 2b yields MPADFSGKWILENNDIFEEYLKVLDIDFATRKIAISLSQTKVVSQDGDKFTFKTLSTFRNYELSFTVGVEFDEHTKGLDNRNIKCLVTWEGDKLVCTQKGEKANRGWKHWIEGDKLFLELTCEDVVCVQVFKRKA; encoded by the exons ATGCCTGCTGACTTCAGTGGAAAATGGATACTGGAGAACAATGACATATTTGAGGAGTATTTGAAAGTGTTGG ACATTGACTTTGCTACAAGGAAAATTGCCATCTCCCTGTCTCAGACCAAAGTTGTATCCCAAGATGGAGACAAGTTTACTTTCAAAACACTGAGCACCTTCAGGAATTATGAGCTCTCCTTCACTGTAGGGGTGGAGTTTGACGAGCACACCAAGGGACTAGACAACCGAAACATCAAG TGTCTTGTGACCTGGGAGGGGGATAAGCTGGTGTGCACTCAGAAAGGAGAAAAGGCTAACCGTGGCTGGAAACACTGGATCGAAGGAGACAAACTCTTCCTG GAGCTGACGTGTGAAGATGTAGTTTGTGTGCAGGTGTTCAAGAGAAAAGCATAA
- the copb2 gene encoding coatomer subunit beta', which translates to MPLRLDIKRRLTARSDRVKSVDLHPTEPWMLASLYNGSVCVWNHETQTLVKTFEVCDLPVRASKFVARKNWVITGADDMQIRVFNYNTLERVHMFEAHSDYIRCIAVHPTQPYILTSSDDMLIKLWDWEKKWSCSQVFEGHTHYVMQIVINPKDNNQFASASLDRTIKVWQLGSSSPNFTLEGHEKGVNCIDYYSGGDKPYLISGADDRQVKIWDYQNKTCVQTLEGHAQNVSCVSFHPELPIIITGSEDGTVRIWHSSTYRLESTLNYGMERVWCVCGLRGSNNVALGYDEGSIIIKVGREEPAMSMDSNGKIIWAKHSEVQQANLKAMGDAEIKDGERLPLAVKDMGSCEIYPQTIQHNPNGRFVVVCGDGEYIIYTAMALRNKSFGSAQEFVWAHDSSEYAIRESNSIVKIFKNFKEKKSFKPDFGAEGIYGGFLLGVRSVNGLAFYDWENTELIRRIEIQPKHIFWSDSGELVCIATEESFFILRYMSEKVAASQENNEGVTEDGIEDAFEVQGEIQEIVKTGLWVGDCFIYTSSVNRLNYYVGGEIVTIAHLDRTMYLLGYIPKDDRLYLGDKELNIVTYSLLVSVLEYQTAVMRRDFGMADKVLPTIPKEQRTRVAHFLEKQGFKQQALAVSTDSEHRFELALQLGELKIAYQLAVEAESEQKWKQLAELAISKCQFGLAQECLHHAQDYGGLLLLATASGNATMVGKLAEGAEKDGKNNVAFMTYFLQGNLDQCLELLIRTNRLPEAAFLARTYLPSQVSRVVKLWRENLAKINQKAAESLADPTEYENLFPGLREAFAAEHYLRESCLGTTRPAKDFPLVTLNEDRNILEEAQGYEPKGTFIPLIPKTQDSEESVAAAPFAAALAAVMSLQPEPAAPTAADKEEEEEEEEEEEDDDDEEEKEEISKSQKEHLDELEVDLDNMELDDIDTSDVNLDDDFLDD; encoded by the exons ATG cctCTGCGGCTCGACATTAAGCGGAGGCTGACAGCCAGGTCAGATAGGGTGAAGAGTGTGGACCTTCACCCAACGGAGCCATGGATGCTGGCCAGTCTGTACAACgggagtgtctgtgtgtggaacCACGAAACACAG ACTCTTGTCAAGACGTTTGAAGTATGTGACCTCCCTGTTAGAGCTTCTAAGTTTGTGGCAAGGAAGAACTGGGTCATCACAGGAGCA GATGACATGCAGATCCGAGTGTTCAACTACAACACCTTGGAGCGTGTCCACATGTTTGAGGCCCACTCTGACTACATCCGTTGCATCGCTGTCCATCCGACCCAGCCCTATATCCTCACCAGTAGTG ATGACATGTTGATCAAGCTATGGGACTGGGAGAAGAAGTGGTCGTGCAGCCAGGTGTTTGAGGGGCACACTCACTATGTCATGCAGATTGTCATCAACCCCAAGGACAACAACCAGTTTGCCAGTGCCTCTCTGGACAGGACCATTAAA GTTTGGCAGCTGGGCTCTTCGTCTCCTAACTTCACTCTGGAGGGTCACGAGAAAGGAGTCAACTGTATTGACTACTACAGTGGAGGAGACAAGCCGTACCTCATCTCAGGGGCTGATGACCGCCAAGTAAAGATATGGGACTACCAG AACAAGACCTGTGTTCAGACTCTGGAGGGCCACGCCCAGAACGTCTCTTGTGTCAGCTTCCACCCCGAGCTGCCGATCATCATCACTGGATCAGAGGACG GTACTGTTCGCATCTGGCACTCAAGCACCTACCGCCTGGAGAGCACTCTCAACTATGGCATGGAGagggtgtggtgtgtgtgcggACTCAGGGGCTCCAACAATGTGGCGCTGGGCTACGACGAAGGCAGCATCATTATCAAG GTGGGTCGGGAGGAGCCGGCTATGTCTATGGACTCCAACGGAAAAATAATCTGGGCTAAACACAGTGAAGTACAGCAGGCTAACCTTAAGGCCATGGGTGATGCTGAGATCAAGGACGGCGAGAGGTTGCCTCTGGCTGTCAAAGACATGGGCAGCTGTGAGATTTACCCTCAAACCATCCAGCATAACCCCAATGGAAG GTTTGTTGTGGTGTGTGGAGATGGAGAGTACATCATCTATACTGCCATGGCTTTGAGGAACAAGAGCTTCGGCTCAGCGCAGGAGTTTGTCTGGGCCCATGACTCGTCTGAGTATGCCATCAGGGAAAGCAACAGTATCGTCAAAATCTTCAAAAACTTCAAGGAGAAAAAATCATTTAAGCCTGACTTTGGAGCTGAAG GGATCTATGGAGGTTTCTTGCTCGGGGTGAGGTCAGTGAATGGCCTGGCATTTTATGACTGGGAGAACACGGAGCTGATCCGCCGTATCGAGATCCAGCCCAAACAC ATCTTCTGGTCAGACTCTGGTGAACTGGTCTGCATCGCTACTGAGGAGTCCTTCTTCATTCTGCGTTATATGTCAGAAAAAGTAGCCGCTTCTCAAGAGAACAATGAGGGAGTGACCGAGGACGGTATTGAAGATGCCTTTGAG GTCCAGGGAGAGATCCAGGAGATTGTGAAGACTGGACTCTGGGTTGGAGACTGCTTCATCTACACCAGCTCTGTGAACCGACTCAACTACTATGTAGGAGGAGAGATCGTCACTATTGCTCACCTGGACAG AACCATGTACCTGCTGGGTTACATACCAAAAGATGACCGTCTGTACCTGGGAGACAAGGAGCTCAACATTGTCACCTACTCCCTGCTGGTCTCCGTCCTGGAGTACCAGACTGCCGTGATGAGGAGGGACTTTGGAATGGCGGACAAGGTGCTTCCAACGATTCCTAAAGAGCAGAGGACCAGGGTGGCCCATTTCCTGGAGAAACAG gGCTTCAAGCAGCAGGCTCTGGCTGTTTCCACGGACTCAGAGCACAGGTTTGAACTGGCGTTGCAGCTCGGAGAGTTGAAGATCGCCTACCAGCTGGCTGTAGAGGCAGAG TCGGAGCAGAAGTGGAAGCAGTTAGCAGAGCTGGCTATCAGTAAATGCCAATTCGGCCTGGCCCAGGAGTGCCTGCACCACGCCCAGGATTATGGAGGCCTGCTCCTCCTTGCCACCGCCTCCGGTAACGCCACCATGGTGGGCAAGCTGGCTGAAGGGGCAGAGAAGGACGGCAAGAACAATGTGGCCTTCATGACCTACTTCCTGCAGGGAAA TCTGGATCAGTGTTTGGAGCTTCTGATCAGGACAAACAGACTGCCTGAAGCTGCTTTCCTGGCTCGCACCTACCTGCCCAGTCAGGTGTCGCGTGTGGTCAAATTGTGGAGGGAGAACCTGGCTAAGATCAACCAGAAG GCGGCTGAGTCCCTAGCCGACCCCACAGAGTATGAGAATCTGTTCCCCGGGCTGAGAGAAGCCTTTGCAGCTGAGCATTACCTCAGAGAGTCCTGTCTGGGCACCACTAGGCCTGCCAAGGATTTCCCTCTCGTCACA CTGAATGAAGACAGGAATATTCTTGAGGAGGCTCAGGGATACGAGCCCAAAGGAACCTTCATTCCTTTAATCCCCAAG ACCCAGGACAGTGAGGAGTCAGTGGCAGCCGCTCCTTTCGCTGCAGCACTAGCAGCTGTGATGTCTTTACAGCCTGAACCTGCTGCTCCTACTGCAGCGgacaaagaagaggaggaggaggaggaggaggaggaggaggacgatgatgatgaagaagaaaaggaggaaatcTCAAAGTCACAAAAAGAG cATCTTGACGAGCTGGAAGTGGACTTGGACAACATGGAGCTGGACGACATCGACACCTCGGACGTTAACCTCGATGATGACTTTCTTGATGACTAA
- the LOC134866401 gene encoding segment polarity protein dishevelled homolog DVL-3-like isoform X2: MGETKIIYHLDDQETPYLVKLSVPADKVTLADFKNVLKKPNYKFFFKSMDDDFGVVKEEISDDNAKLPCFNGRVVSWLVSGDGANTDAGSVADSTEAAPPLERTGGIGDSRPPSYHGKAASARDSLDNDTETGSMVSQRRERERPRRKHSNDQGGRQNGFQSRSMGRGGPEYDSCSSFMSSELESTSCFDSEDDDATSRFSSSTEQSSSRLMRRHRRRRRKPKASNIDRSSSFSSITDSTMSLNIITVTLNMEKYNFLGISIVGQSNERGDGGIYIGSIMKGGAVAADGRIEPGDMLLQVNDINFENMSNDDAVRVLRDIVHKPGPITLTVAKCWDPNPRSCFALPRSEPIRPIDPAAWVSHTAAMTGVYPAYGMSPSMSTVTSTSSSISSSIPETERFDDFHLSIHSDMATVAKAMACPESGLEVRDRMWLKITIANAFIGSDVVDWLFHHVEGFSDRRESRKYASNLLKAGFIRHTVNKITFSEQCYYVFGDLCGNMTHLSLHDHDGSSGGASDQDTLPPLPHPGSAPWPMTLPYQFPIPHPYDMQQPLHGGPGAGSAGSQHSGSSGSNCSKNEGKKSGGSGSETEIRSHRAPSERSVAPPSERSIRSSISHRSANSHSIAYAQGLVYGPPGLPPQPPHLSTTAPGAPPGRELTSVPPELTASRQSLRMAVGNAGEFFVDVM, encoded by the exons ATGGGGGAGACCAAAATTATCTACCACCTCGACGACCAGGAGACACCGTATCTGGTGAAACTGTCGGTGCCGGCGGACAAAGTCACTCTGGCAGACTTCAAAAATGTCCTCAAGAAACCAAATTACAAATTCTTCTTCAAATCTATGGACGATGACTTCGG GGTGGTAAAGGAGGAAATATCTGACGACAACGCTAAGCTGCCCTGTTTTAACGGACGTGTGGTGTCATGG CTGGTCTCTGGAGACGGGGCCAACACAGACGCAGGCTCAGTGGCCGACAGCACGGAGGCAGCACCACCTTTGGAGAGAACAGGGGGCATCGGAGACTCGCGACCACCCTCTTATCA TGGAAAAGCAGCGAGCGCTCGGGACAGTTTGGACAACGACACAGAGACCGGCTCCATGGTGTCGCaacggagagagagggagaggccgCGACGGAAACACTCCAACGACCAAG GTGGAAGGCAAAATGGCTTCCAGTCCCGTTCGATGGGACGCGGCGGCCCCGAGTACGACAGTTGCTCGTCCTTCATGAGCAGCGAGCTGGAgtctacttcctgttttgatTCGGAGGATGATGATGCAACCAGCAG ATTTAGCAGCTCCACTGAGCAGAGCTCCTCTCGTCTAATGAGGCGACATCGCCGTCGCCGACGGAAACCCAAGGCTTCCAATATAGACAGG TCCTCCTCATTCAGCAGCATCACAGACTCCACTATGTCTCTgaacatcatcactgtcactcTCAACATGG AGAAGTACAACTTCCTGGGTATCAGTATTGTGGGTCAGAGTAATGAAAGGGGAGATGGAGGAATCTACATCGGCTCTATCATGAAGGGAGGAGCCGTGGCTGCAGATGGACGTATAGAGCCCGGGGACATGCTGTTGcag GTGAATGACATTAATTTCGAGAACATGAGCAATGACGACGCAGTCCGAGTACTAAGGGACATAGTGCACAAGCCAGG CCCCATAACTCTGACTGTGGCCAAGTGCTGGGACCCAAACCCTCGGAGCTGCTTCGCTCTGCCGAGGA GTGAGCCAATCCGGCCCATTGATCCAGCAGCGTGGGTGTCCCACACGGCAGCTATGACCGGGGTTTACCCTGCGTATGGCATGAGCCCTTCCATGAGCACCGTCAcctccaccagctcctccaTCAGCAGCTCTATCCCTGAGACTGAAA GATTCGATGACTTCCACCTATCCATCCACAGCGACATGGCAACAGTTGCTAAGGCCATGGCCTGCCCAGAGTCGGGTCTGGAGGTGCGGGACAGGATGTGGCTCAAGATAACCATCGCTAACGCCTTCATCG GCTCTGATGTGGTGGACTGGCTCTTCCATCATGTAGAAGGTTTCTCAGATCGCAGAGAGTCCCGTAAATATGCCAGCAACCTGCTGAAGGCCGGCTTCATCCGACACACTGTCAACAAGATCACCTTCTCTGAACAGTGCTACTACGTCTTCGGAGATCTCTGTGGCA ACATGACCCATCTTTCTCTCCATGACCATGATGGTTCCAGTGGGGGTGCTTCAGATCAGGAcactctcccccctctgcctcATCCTGGGTCGGCCCCCTGGCCCATGACTCTGCCCTATCAGTTCCCCATTCCACACCCATACGACATGCAGCAGCCCCTCCATGGTGGACCAGGTGCCGGCAGTGCAGGAAGCCAGCACAGCG GAAGCAGCGGCTCCAACTGCAGTAAAAATGAGGGGAAGAAGTCAGGCGGCAGTGGCAGTGAAACTGAGATCAGGAGCCACCGAGCTCCCAGCGAGCGCTCGGTGGCTCCCCCTAGTGAGCGCAGCATCCGCAGCTCTATCAGCCACCGCAGTGCCAACTCCCACTCAATAGCCTATGCTCAAGGCCTTGTCTATGGCCCCCCCGGGCTGCCCCCCCAGCCCCCACATCTGTCTACAACTGCACCAGGCGCCCCGCCAGGCAGAGAGCTCACCTCTGTGCCCCCTGAGCTCACTGCCTCACGCCAGTCTCTGCGCATGGCGGTGGGCAATGCCGGAGAATTCTTTGTTGATGTGATGTAA
- the LOC134866401 gene encoding segment polarity protein dishevelled homolog DVL-3-like isoform X1, which produces MGETKIIYHLDDQETPYLVKLSVPADKVTLADFKNVLKKPNYKFFFKSMDDDFGVVKEEISDDNAKLPCFNGRVVSWLVSGDGANTDAGSVADSTEAAPPLERTGGIGDSRPPSYHGKAASARDSLDNDTETGSMVSQRRERERPRRKHSNDQGGRQNGFQSRSMGRGGPEYDSCSSFMSSELESTSCFDSEDDDATSRFSSSTEQSSSRLMRRHRRRRRKPKASNIDRSSSFSSITDSTMSLNIITVTLNMEKYNFLGISIVGQSNERGDGGIYIGSIMKGGAVAADGRIEPGDMLLQVNDINFENMSNDDAVRVLRDIVHKPGPITLTVAKCWDPNPRSCFALPRSECEPIRPIDPAAWVSHTAAMTGVYPAYGMSPSMSTVTSTSSSISSSIPETERFDDFHLSIHSDMATVAKAMACPESGLEVRDRMWLKITIANAFIGSDVVDWLFHHVEGFSDRRESRKYASNLLKAGFIRHTVNKITFSEQCYYVFGDLCGNMTHLSLHDHDGSSGGASDQDTLPPLPHPGSAPWPMTLPYQFPIPHPYDMQQPLHGGPGAGSAGSQHSGSSGSNCSKNEGKKSGGSGSETEIRSHRAPSERSVAPPSERSIRSSISHRSANSHSIAYAQGLVYGPPGLPPQPPHLSTTAPGAPPGRELTSVPPELTASRQSLRMAVGNAGEFFVDVM; this is translated from the exons ATGGGGGAGACCAAAATTATCTACCACCTCGACGACCAGGAGACACCGTATCTGGTGAAACTGTCGGTGCCGGCGGACAAAGTCACTCTGGCAGACTTCAAAAATGTCCTCAAGAAACCAAATTACAAATTCTTCTTCAAATCTATGGACGATGACTTCGG GGTGGTAAAGGAGGAAATATCTGACGACAACGCTAAGCTGCCCTGTTTTAACGGACGTGTGGTGTCATGG CTGGTCTCTGGAGACGGGGCCAACACAGACGCAGGCTCAGTGGCCGACAGCACGGAGGCAGCACCACCTTTGGAGAGAACAGGGGGCATCGGAGACTCGCGACCACCCTCTTATCA TGGAAAAGCAGCGAGCGCTCGGGACAGTTTGGACAACGACACAGAGACCGGCTCCATGGTGTCGCaacggagagagagggagaggccgCGACGGAAACACTCCAACGACCAAG GTGGAAGGCAAAATGGCTTCCAGTCCCGTTCGATGGGACGCGGCGGCCCCGAGTACGACAGTTGCTCGTCCTTCATGAGCAGCGAGCTGGAgtctacttcctgttttgatTCGGAGGATGATGATGCAACCAGCAG ATTTAGCAGCTCCACTGAGCAGAGCTCCTCTCGTCTAATGAGGCGACATCGCCGTCGCCGACGGAAACCCAAGGCTTCCAATATAGACAGG TCCTCCTCATTCAGCAGCATCACAGACTCCACTATGTCTCTgaacatcatcactgtcactcTCAACATGG AGAAGTACAACTTCCTGGGTATCAGTATTGTGGGTCAGAGTAATGAAAGGGGAGATGGAGGAATCTACATCGGCTCTATCATGAAGGGAGGAGCCGTGGCTGCAGATGGACGTATAGAGCCCGGGGACATGCTGTTGcag GTGAATGACATTAATTTCGAGAACATGAGCAATGACGACGCAGTCCGAGTACTAAGGGACATAGTGCACAAGCCAGG CCCCATAACTCTGACTGTGGCCAAGTGCTGGGACCCAAACCCTCGGAGCTGCTTCGCTCTGCCGAGGAGtgagt GTGAGCCAATCCGGCCCATTGATCCAGCAGCGTGGGTGTCCCACACGGCAGCTATGACCGGGGTTTACCCTGCGTATGGCATGAGCCCTTCCATGAGCACCGTCAcctccaccagctcctccaTCAGCAGCTCTATCCCTGAGACTGAAA GATTCGATGACTTCCACCTATCCATCCACAGCGACATGGCAACAGTTGCTAAGGCCATGGCCTGCCCAGAGTCGGGTCTGGAGGTGCGGGACAGGATGTGGCTCAAGATAACCATCGCTAACGCCTTCATCG GCTCTGATGTGGTGGACTGGCTCTTCCATCATGTAGAAGGTTTCTCAGATCGCAGAGAGTCCCGTAAATATGCCAGCAACCTGCTGAAGGCCGGCTTCATCCGACACACTGTCAACAAGATCACCTTCTCTGAACAGTGCTACTACGTCTTCGGAGATCTCTGTGGCA ACATGACCCATCTTTCTCTCCATGACCATGATGGTTCCAGTGGGGGTGCTTCAGATCAGGAcactctcccccctctgcctcATCCTGGGTCGGCCCCCTGGCCCATGACTCTGCCCTATCAGTTCCCCATTCCACACCCATACGACATGCAGCAGCCCCTCCATGGTGGACCAGGTGCCGGCAGTGCAGGAAGCCAGCACAGCG GAAGCAGCGGCTCCAACTGCAGTAAAAATGAGGGGAAGAAGTCAGGCGGCAGTGGCAGTGAAACTGAGATCAGGAGCCACCGAGCTCCCAGCGAGCGCTCGGTGGCTCCCCCTAGTGAGCGCAGCATCCGCAGCTCTATCAGCCACCGCAGTGCCAACTCCCACTCAATAGCCTATGCTCAAGGCCTTGTCTATGGCCCCCCCGGGCTGCCCCCCCAGCCCCCACATCTGTCTACAACTGCACCAGGCGCCCCGCCAGGCAGAGAGCTCACCTCTGTGCCCCCTGAGCTCACTGCCTCACGCCAGTCTCTGCGCATGGCGGTGGGCAATGCCGGAGAATTCTTTGTTGATGTGATGTAA